The following coding sequences lie in one Xanthomonas hyacinthi genomic window:
- a CDS encoding SDR family NAD(P)-dependent oxidoreductase: MPKVAVVTGASRGAGKGIAIALGEAGMTVYVTGRSTANDDTAFGGSIGETAAAVTAAGGRGIPMAVDHADDAAVADLFARVAHEQQGLDVLVNNAAKVSAPAPGGFWNGPLYAIDLVTVGLRSHYVASYHAAPLLIARGRGLIVNTGHYGAVSYYQGPAYGAQKAGADKMVADMAKELRPHNVAAVSIWMGSLDTERARAYLASLPAHSRPTMQRESPEFTGRVISALHASDDMMAFSGRAHIGAEMGALFNITESDGTRPRSHRLTMGGPPELHRSLLA; the protein is encoded by the coding sequence ATGCCGAAAGTCGCGGTCGTCACCGGCGCCAGCCGCGGCGCTGGCAAGGGCATTGCCATTGCACTGGGTGAGGCGGGTATGACGGTCTATGTCACCGGCCGCAGCACCGCGAACGACGACACCGCCTTTGGCGGATCGATCGGCGAGACCGCAGCAGCGGTGACCGCGGCCGGCGGCCGTGGCATCCCGATGGCAGTGGACCACGCCGACGACGCCGCGGTCGCCGATTTGTTCGCCAGAGTCGCCCACGAGCAGCAGGGCCTGGACGTGTTGGTCAACAACGCGGCCAAGGTTTCAGCACCGGCGCCGGGCGGTTTCTGGAATGGCCCGCTCTACGCCATTGACCTGGTCACTGTCGGCCTGCGCTCGCATTACGTGGCGAGCTACCACGCAGCCCCGCTGTTGATCGCCCGCGGACGCGGCCTGATTGTCAACACCGGCCATTACGGCGCGGTCTCCTATTACCAGGGGCCTGCGTACGGCGCGCAGAAGGCAGGCGCCGACAAGATGGTGGCCGACATGGCCAAGGAGCTGCGGCCTCACAACGTCGCGGCGGTCTCCATCTGGATGGGCAGCCTGGATACCGAACGTGCCCGGGCCTACCTCGCATCGCTGCCTGCACACAGCCGGCCAACCATGCAGCGCGAATCACCCGAATTCACCGGCAGGGTGATCTCGGCCCTGCATGCCTCCGACGACATGATGGCGTTCTCCGGCCGGGCCCACATCGGCGCTGAAATGGGAGCGCTTTTCAACATCACCGAATCCGACGGAACGCGGCCGCGCTCGCATCGCCTCACTATGGGCGGCCCGCCGGAACTGCATCGGAGCCTGCTGGCATGA
- the mutM gene encoding bifunctional DNA-formamidopyrimidine glycosylase/DNA-(apurinic or apyrimidinic site) lyase has translation MPELPEVETTRRGLEPHLLGRRIHGVILRRPDLRWPIPPEVAQRLPGQRIDGIRRRAKYLLLETEAGSALLHLGMSGSLRVLPGDTPPRAHDHVDISLEDGRVLRFNDPRRFGCLLWQAPGQTHPLLGELGPEPLSDEFDGDYLFRRSRGRSAPVKTFLMDQRIVVGVGNIYAAESLFQAGISPLREAGEVSRVRYARLAAAARAILGYAIARGGTTLRDFISPDGAPGYFEQELAVYGREGEACKRCGRALRHASIGQRASVWCGSCQR, from the coding sequence ATGCCCGAACTCCCCGAAGTAGAAACCACCCGGCGTGGCCTGGAGCCGCATCTGCTGGGGCGCCGCATCCATGGCGTGATCCTGCGCCGGCCGGACCTGCGCTGGCCGATCCCGCCGGAAGTGGCGCAGCGGCTGCCGGGGCAGCGCATCGACGGCATCCGCCGTCGCGCCAAGTATCTGCTGCTGGAGACTGAGGCCGGCAGTGCGCTGCTGCACCTGGGCATGTCCGGCAGCCTGCGCGTGCTGCCCGGGGATACGCCGCCGCGGGCGCACGATCACGTGGATATCAGCCTGGAAGACGGACGCGTGCTGCGCTTCAACGATCCGCGCCGGTTCGGCTGCCTGCTGTGGCAGGCGCCGGGCCAGACTCACCCGCTGCTTGGGGAGCTGGGGCCGGAGCCGCTGTCGGACGAATTCGACGGCGATTATCTGTTCCGGCGCAGCCGTGGCCGCAGTGCGCCGGTCAAGACGTTCCTGATGGACCAACGCATCGTGGTCGGAGTCGGGAACATCTATGCCGCCGAAAGCCTGTTCCAGGCAGGCATCAGTCCGCTGCGCGAGGCCGGGGAGGTCTCGCGGGTACGCTATGCGCGCCTGGCCGCGGCGGCCAGGGCGATCCTCGGCTATGCCATCGCCCGCGGCGGCACCACGTTGCGCGACTTCATCAGCCCGGACGGGGCGCCTGGCTATTTCGAGCAGGAACTGGCGGTCTACGGCCGCGAGGGCGAGGCATGCAAACGCTGCGGGCGGGCGCTGCGGCACGCCAGCATCGGCCAGCGCGCCAGCGTCTGGTGCGGGAGCTGCCAGCGCTGA
- a CDS encoding glucan biosynthesis protein, whose translation MQRRDFLKNAAAAFAAMGLPAMPMLGQAAPAVGLRRLGKPQPFDYAWLKGHARAMAQAPYQSHKRVLPGPLEALNWDQYQSIRYRQDHALWAVDNGPKFQAKFFHLGLYFKSPVHMFDLVDGQAQELAYDGAAFDYGSSGLQGKHLPKELGFAGFRLNTKQDTDRDFAAFLGASYFRAVGKEGQYGQSARGLAIDTGTGGPEEFPDFIAYWLEQPKAGSDTVVVYALLDSPSVAGAYRFAITNGDVLLMDIDSALYPRKTIERLGLGPCTSMYQVGENDRRMDWDWRPEIHDTDGLAMWTGGGEWIWRPLCNPPQLRFNMFVDENPRGFGLLQRDRNFDHYHDDGVYYDKRPCLWVEPKQGWGKGSVQLVEIPTIDETFDNIVAFWNPQDKPQPGQELLFGYRLYWGAQPPAASPLAQCVATRTGLGGVVGQKRSHFSWRFVVDFVGGELAALGKDKDAKVEAVLQLSRGSTEIVSARPLHELSGYRAMFDVVPPDESTQQIDIRLFLRAGATPLTETWLYQWTPPPAAERKLY comes from the coding sequence ATGCAACGACGCGATTTCCTCAAGAACGCCGCCGCCGCCTTCGCCGCCATGGGCTTGCCCGCGATGCCGATGCTCGGCCAGGCCGCCCCCGCGGTCGGCCTGCGCCGCCTGGGCAAGCCGCAGCCCTTCGATTACGCCTGGCTCAAGGGCCACGCCCGGGCCATGGCCCAGGCGCCCTACCAGAGCCACAAGCGGGTGCTGCCGGGACCGCTGGAAGCGCTGAACTGGGACCAGTACCAGTCGATCCGCTACCGCCAGGACCATGCGCTGTGGGCGGTCGACAACGGGCCGAAATTCCAGGCCAAGTTCTTCCACCTGGGCCTGTACTTCAAGTCGCCGGTGCACATGTTCGACCTGGTCGACGGGCAGGCGCAGGAACTGGCCTACGACGGCGCCGCGTTCGACTACGGCAGCAGCGGTTTGCAGGGCAAGCACCTGCCCAAGGAGCTGGGTTTCGCCGGCTTCCGGCTCAACACCAAACAGGACACCGACCGCGACTTCGCCGCCTTCCTCGGCGCCAGCTATTTCCGCGCGGTGGGCAAGGAAGGTCAGTACGGCCAGTCCGCGCGCGGGCTGGCGATCGATACCGGCACCGGCGGCCCGGAGGAATTCCCGGACTTCATCGCCTACTGGCTGGAGCAGCCCAAGGCCGGCTCGGACACGGTGGTGGTGTACGCGTTGCTGGACTCGCCGAGCGTGGCCGGCGCCTACCGTTTCGCGATCACCAACGGCGACGTGCTGCTGATGGACATCGACAGCGCGCTGTATCCACGCAAGACCATCGAGCGGCTGGGCCTGGGCCCGTGCACCAGCATGTACCAGGTGGGCGAGAACGACCGCCGCATGGACTGGGACTGGCGCCCGGAAATCCACGATACCGACGGCCTGGCGATGTGGACCGGCGGCGGCGAGTGGATCTGGCGGCCGCTGTGCAATCCGCCGCAGCTGCGCTTCAACATGTTCGTCGATGAGAACCCGCGCGGCTTCGGCCTGCTGCAGCGCGACCGCAACTTCGACCACTACCACGACGACGGCGTGTACTACGACAAGCGCCCGTGCCTGTGGGTGGAACCGAAGCAGGGTTGGGGCAAGGGCTCGGTGCAGCTGGTGGAGATTCCCACCATCGACGAGACCTTCGACAACATCGTCGCGTTCTGGAATCCGCAGGACAAGCCGCAGCCTGGGCAGGAATTGCTGTTCGGCTATCGCCTGTACTGGGGCGCGCAGCCGCCCGCCGCCTCGCCGCTGGCGCAGTGCGTGGCCACGCGCACCGGCCTGGGCGGCGTGGTCGGGCAGAAGCGCAGCCACTTTTCCTGGCGCTTCGTGGTGGACTTCGTCGGCGGCGAGCTGGCCGCGCTGGGCAAGGACAAGGACGCCAAGGTCGAGGCGGTGCTGCAGCTGAGCCGCGGCAGCACCGAGATCGTCTCGGCGCGGCCGCTGCACGAACTCTCCGGCTATCGCGCGATGTTCGACGTGGTGCCGCCGGACGAGAGCACGCAACAGATCGACATCCGCCTGTTCCTGCGCGCCGGCGCCACGCCATTGACCGAAACCTGGCTGTACCAGTGGACGCCGCCGCCGGCGGCCGAGCGCAAGCTGTATTGA
- a CDS encoding Sel1 repeat protein has product MHQFKGYAVGGCTALAFAVALALSGNAAAADNARTFEDIPAQVMTDGFLEAHLDLFYRRAGIRADKKGEFAEARKNYQLAARYADKPSQARLGEMYWGGQGVAQDRAMGFLWMALASERGYDAFTTRKMEYWNQLTPEERQRAIKQDKQMLAEYGDQAAKPRQEAVLRREASRSTGSMLGHTGASGVQINGPRGGSIDPEVFYAKEFWEPAAYWKLQDRVWDGRTPGRVDIGDVEDITQESAPTPQAPAKP; this is encoded by the coding sequence ATGCATCAGTTCAAGGGATACGCCGTCGGCGGCTGCACCGCCCTGGCCTTTGCGGTTGCGCTCGCGCTGTCCGGCAACGCGGCCGCCGCCGACAATGCGCGCACGTTCGAGGACATTCCGGCGCAGGTGATGACCGACGGTTTCCTCGAGGCGCATCTGGACCTGTTCTACCGCCGCGCCGGTATCCGCGCCGACAAGAAGGGCGAGTTCGCCGAGGCCAGAAAGAACTACCAGCTCGCCGCGCGCTATGCCGACAAGCCGTCGCAGGCGCGGCTGGGCGAAATGTATTGGGGAGGCCAGGGCGTGGCGCAGGATCGCGCGATGGGTTTCCTGTGGATGGCGCTGGCCTCCGAGCGCGGCTACGACGCGTTCACCACGCGCAAGATGGAGTACTGGAACCAGCTGACCCCCGAAGAGCGCCAGCGCGCGATCAAGCAGGACAAGCAGATGCTGGCCGAGTACGGCGACCAGGCGGCCAAGCCGCGCCAGGAAGCGGTGCTGCGCCGCGAAGCGTCGCGCAGCACCGGCAGCATGCTCGGCCACACCGGCGCCTCCGGCGTGCAGATCAACGGTCCACGCGGCGGCAGCATCGATCCGGAAGTGTTCTACGCCAAGGAATTCTGGGAACCGGCGGCGTACTGGAAGCTGCAGGACCGGGTCTGGGACGGCCGCACGCCCGGCCGCGTGGATATCGGCGATGTCGAGGACATCACCCAGGAGAGCGCGCCGACGCCGCAGGCGCCGGCCAAGCCCTGA
- a CDS encoding thymidine kinase, giving the protein MAKLYFYYSAMNAGKTTTLLQSAHNYRERGMRTAILTPRLDHRDGSGVVASRIGLRADGNTFVADTDLLALLQDDIARDGALHCVLVDEAQFLSRAQVWQLSEVVDRLRIPVLCYGLRTDFRGELFEGSQYLLAWADELQEIKTICHTGSKATMTVRVDADGHAVQDGPQVEIGGNERYVSVSRAEFKKIMRGEGRIDPLQIALPR; this is encoded by the coding sequence ATGGCGAAACTGTACTTCTACTATTCGGCGATGAACGCCGGCAAGACCACCACGCTGCTGCAGTCGGCGCACAACTATCGCGAGCGCGGCATGCGCACCGCGATCCTGACCCCGCGCCTGGACCACCGCGACGGCAGCGGCGTGGTCGCCTCGCGCATCGGCCTGCGCGCCGATGGCAACACGTTCGTGGCGGACACCGACCTGCTGGCGCTGCTGCAGGACGACATCGCCCGCGACGGTGCGCTGCATTGCGTGCTGGTGGACGAGGCGCAGTTCCTCAGCCGCGCGCAGGTCTGGCAACTCAGCGAGGTGGTCGACCGGCTGCGCATCCCGGTGCTGTGCTACGGCCTGCGCACCGATTTCCGCGGCGAACTGTTCGAAGGCAGCCAGTACCTGCTGGCCTGGGCCGACGAACTGCAGGAGATCAAGACCATCTGCCACACCGGCAGCAAGGCGACGATGACCGTGCGCGTGGACGCCGACGGCCACGCGGTGCAGGACGGGCCGCAGGTGGAGATCGGCGGCAACGAACGCTACGTGTCGGTGAGCCGCGCCGAGTTCAAGAAGATCATGCGTGGCGAAGGCCGTATCGATCCGTTGCAGATCGCGCTGCCGCGGTAG
- a CDS encoding UvrD-helicase domain-containing protein, whose protein sequence is MHGLNLPQRAAVLHCEGPLLVLAGAGSGKTRVIVEKIAHLIATGRYPAKRIAAITFTNKSAKEMRERVAKRIRGDAADGLTICTFHALGLKFLQIEHAAVGLKRGFSIFDADDAAAQIKDLMHGAKPDAIDDAKNLISRAKNAGLSPEQAMAAARSNREQEAASLYERYQARLSTFNAVDFDDLIRLPVQVLEENEDIVMAWRERIGYLLVDESQDTNDAQYRLLKMLAGPRGNFTCVGDDDQSIYAWRGANPENLMQMGRDYPALQIVKLEQNYRCSNRVLRAANALIAHNPHEHLKTLWSDQADGERIRVWECRDSEHEAEKVAAEIAYLGTAKQVPWSDFCILFRGNFQSRPLEKALQIAGVPYHITGGTAFLERQEVKDVLSWLRLLVNPDDDAAFLRAVQAPRREVGATSLAKLAELAAAKHLPMSRAAESMGALQQLPPRAANGLSDFVDVLHELRTASLTLSSADLVRQLAEQSGLIRELRSQCKDETTFQRRRGNLEELAKWFEGGPRGASVGDLAAQLALLSRNDKDDGGNQVRMMTMHASKGLEFRYVFIVGCEDGVLPHEVSLEEGNLQEERRLLYVGITRAKEQLWMSYSKLTRKFGEHIRLKPSRFFAEIPAEEMQRDGADPVADAERKKERATAGLAAIQALFD, encoded by the coding sequence ATGCACGGTCTCAATCTCCCCCAGCGCGCCGCGGTGCTGCATTGCGAAGGCCCGTTGCTGGTGCTGGCCGGCGCCGGCAGCGGCAAGACCCGCGTGATCGTGGAAAAGATCGCGCACCTGATCGCCACCGGCCGCTACCCGGCCAAGCGCATCGCCGCGATCACCTTCACCAACAAGTCGGCCAAGGAAATGCGCGAGCGCGTGGCCAAGCGCATCCGCGGCGACGCCGCCGATGGCCTGACCATCTGCACCTTCCACGCGCTGGGACTGAAATTCCTGCAGATCGAGCACGCCGCGGTCGGCCTCAAGCGCGGCTTCTCGATCTTCGACGCCGACGATGCCGCCGCGCAGATCAAGGACCTGATGCACGGCGCCAAGCCCGATGCGATCGACGACGCCAAGAATCTGATCTCGCGCGCCAAGAACGCCGGGCTGTCGCCGGAGCAGGCGATGGCCGCGGCACGCAGCAACCGCGAGCAGGAAGCGGCCAGCCTGTACGAGCGCTACCAGGCGCGGCTGAGCACCTTCAACGCGGTGGACTTCGACGATCTGATCCGCCTGCCGGTGCAGGTGCTGGAGGAGAACGAGGACATCGTCATGGCCTGGCGCGAGCGCATCGGCTATCTGCTGGTGGACGAGAGCCAGGACACCAACGACGCGCAGTACCGGCTGCTGAAGATGCTGGCCGGCCCGCGCGGCAACTTCACCTGCGTGGGCGACGACGACCAGAGCATCTACGCCTGGCGCGGCGCCAATCCGGAAAACCTGATGCAGATGGGGCGCGACTATCCGGCGCTGCAGATCGTCAAGCTGGAGCAGAACTACCGCTGTTCCAACCGCGTGCTGCGCGCGGCCAATGCGCTGATCGCGCACAACCCGCACGAGCACCTGAAGACCCTGTGGAGCGACCAGGCCGACGGCGAGCGCATCCGCGTATGGGAATGCCGCGACAGCGAGCACGAGGCGGAGAAGGTCGCCGCGGAGATCGCCTACCTGGGCACCGCCAAGCAGGTGCCGTGGAGCGATTTCTGCATCCTGTTCCGCGGCAACTTCCAGTCGCGGCCGCTGGAAAAGGCCTTGCAGATCGCCGGCGTGCCCTACCACATCACCGGCGGCACCGCGTTCCTGGAACGGCAGGAAGTGAAGGACGTGCTGTCGTGGCTGCGGCTGCTGGTCAATCCCGACGACGATGCCGCGTTCCTGCGCGCGGTGCAGGCGCCCAGGCGCGAGGTCGGCGCGACCTCGCTGGCCAAGCTGGCCGAACTGGCCGCGGCCAAGCATCTGCCGATGTCGCGTGCGGCCGAGTCGATGGGCGCGCTGCAGCAGCTGCCGCCGCGCGCGGCCAACGGCCTGAGCGATTTCGTCGACGTCCTGCACGAGCTGCGCACCGCCTCGTTGACCCTGTCCTCGGCCGACCTGGTGCGCCAGCTCGCCGAGCAGTCCGGGCTGATCCGCGAACTGCGCAGCCAGTGCAAGGACGAAACCACCTTTCAGCGTCGCCGCGGCAACCTGGAAGAACTGGCCAAGTGGTTCGAGGGCGGCCCGCGCGGCGCCAGCGTCGGCGACCTGGCGGCGCAGCTGGCGCTGCTGTCGCGCAACGACAAGGACGATGGCGGCAACCAGGTGCGGATGATGACGATGCACGCGTCCAAGGGCCTGGAGTTCCGCTACGTGTTCATCGTCGGCTGCGAAGACGGCGTGCTGCCGCACGAGGTCAGCCTGGAGGAGGGCAACCTGCAGGAAGAGCGGCGCCTGCTGTACGTGGGCATCACCCGCGCCAAGGAACAGCTGTGGATGAGCTACAGCAAGCTGACCCGCAAGTTCGGCGAGCACATCCGGCTCAAGCCCAGCCGTTTCTTCGCCGAGATTCCGGCCGAGGAAATGCAACGCGACGGCGCCGACCCGGTGGCCGACGCCGAGCGCAAGAAGGAGCGCGCCACTGCCGGGCTGGCGGCGATCCAGGCGTTGTTCGATTGA